In Hemibagrus wyckioides isolate EC202008001 linkage group LG16, SWU_Hwy_1.0, whole genome shotgun sequence, the sequence AAGGCTCACAATGTTTTGGCTCGTCATGGTCTGATCCGACGCTGGTGCTAGAGGTAGGCCTTGTAAAGAAAGAATTAGCCTCTTTTGCTCATTTTAATCGTACAGATTCAGAACTCTAATCATAAAGAAGCTATAAGACATGATAAAAGAAAAGAGTGGGACATTGCATTTATTTGCATTCGTAAGCTCATTAAGTAGGCTAAAgtttaataaatcaataaaaggAAAGTAAATAATGTATGTTGGTTGCAGTGTGTCTGACCCAATTTGTTCGTAATATATGTCCATTCTGGGGTTTTAAAGATATCAGTTTTAGATAATGTAGTACGCAGGAAGCCTATATCCACCATCTGACTATCCTTAAACTTATCCTGTGCTATATAGTGGGTTATGAGCTTATTTTATACCTTAGATCATGCATTTGTATAGGCAGTTGGGGgatattttgttgtgttttccatTCTCATGACACAATTATTAGCTGTTCTTAAGCACCTTGAGTTAAATCTGGTTACTGTGGTCTTTCACTTAATATTTTTACTGGTCATGTAGCAGAACAGGGCAGCACAGTGGTTTTCCTCACAGCTCCAAGATTcctggttcaatcctgagctgaGACATGTTACTTACtcactgtgtggtgtgtttgaatGTTCTCCCTGTTTCCATGTGGGTTTCCCTTAGTTTTCTCACACTTCTATGGGgattgatgagtgtgtgtgtcagtgaatgtctgagtgtcCTGCTATGAACTGGCATCTCATTCAGGGGTGTGGTGTTTCTGCAATGCACCCACTGTACCCAGGATAGGCTCTGGGTCCACCACGACTCTTACCCAGAAGAAGCGGttattaaacagaaacaaatgaattaatgagAATGAAGGTCTTTGTGGCGATCAgcttttttataattattattaaatgaactAAGGAGAGGGAAATATTTGattcatttctcatttttagCACAGCATGATGCACCTCCTTCAAATCTGCACAATTAtatatttcaggattttttccaCTGCCAAGTGAAAGTGATTTCCTTCCAAACATCATGTGCACATAAATAAAATCCTGCCATCCCAGTATGTTTACCGAATCCATCCGTTTTCTCGTTTCCTGGGGTTCACTCGAGGTTTCACTCTGACTGGCAGTGCCAGCCGCCTGCTCTGTGATCCAGACGGATCTTTGCATAACTTGATTAGGCCAAACAGCATGTCACGCATTATCATGAGTGTTGCATTGTTTCCAAGGAGAGGATGTGTGGTCAGGGAATGCTAGGCTGGCCAGCTGTGGACAGCTGCAGTTCCCAGTGCACTTGAACACATCTTTGGCTGTTGGTGCTACAGTAGTATTTCAGCTCAATAGTCCAAGTATTCACTTAATTTTTGTAGAACATTGTAGAACCCTTAGAACAAAGTCCTCTCCCGAAGCGCCACATGCCTGGGTTGTTTTCTACCTTATTGAATGAAACTGTTTGTAATTAGTTGATTAATTGAATCCGGGATGTGAAATGAGGCAGAATTCGAAATACTGCAGTGTTGCTGCTCCTCGGGATTGCTCTCCATTAGACGTTATCTTGGAACAAATTCAATTAACTTTTATTGGTATAAGTAGCAAGGAGGGaagaggaaaaactccctgagacgattcGAGGAAAaaaacctcgagaggaaccagattcaaaaaGAAACCCATTCCCATCGGTGTGACGCCGGATAGTGCAATTATAGTGGATAGTACTCTGTATAGTGAAGTGCAATAATGCGACCAGAAGCAACTTGTTAATACATAATGCTTCCCAAAGTTCCAACCCTTTAGAGAGTGGCTCAGATCCTCTTGTGCGTTCTTCCTACCTACGTGGAAGCAAACTTGTGGCTCCCTGTAATCACAACGTAGCTTTAATGAGCGGGTCCGAgctttttaaacacacattaGCTGCTGCTAAGCACGTAGGCATTTTCACACAGGGCTGTTTGCTTTTGTGCACCAGTTAAAGTAAGGGTCTAATCTTCACCTGCTTAATCCGGTTGCTTGGTCTTGGATAAAGCATGGATGAGCAGGGCATGTCTTGTTTAAATCACATgatcacttcttcttctttgggcttaaTGTAGCTGATTGGTACATCCTGGTAAACACTATTTAAGAGAAAATAAGCATGCGATACTGAAGCGCAATGCAAATGATGGGTTTTGGAGATTTTCATGTGCTTCAGATCAGTTTTTAGTGCTGCGTAGAGCAGTGGGGAATAACAGTCTGTACCTGATTAGTTACCTGAACctgaagattttatttatttatttaaatagttaTTTAAAATGGCATTTATAATAGCTTTTTGTTAACCTTAAGGCTTTTAAAATAGTTTGTTTAGAAAATTTCTTGAACACTTGCGTACTTAAATCAGTAACAGATTGTCACTTTCACTTTTCCTTTTACTCTCCCACCTCAGGCTCGCGAATAGAATGTGAGCCATCGCAGTTCCAATGTGGGAACGGCCGCTGCATCCCATCCGTGTGGCAGTGTGACGGTGACGTGGACTGCACTGATGAGAGTGACGAGAACACATGTGGTGAGTCAttgtttacgtgtgtgtgtgagtgtgtgagagagagaccgcACATTCATAGTGCTTAAGCACAACCGCACACTTGCTATAGTCCAATGAACCTGCTTGTGTGAAACCTACAGGAAGCGGACTTGGAACGCTTCATTTTATCAAGTAATTTCCCAGCGGCTTATTGACGTTTGTCGCTCAACTTAAAggatagggggaaaaaagctcaGTGCCTCAGATCCTTAAATTATTGACAGAACCCAGGCTTTTATGCTACAGATCTGCATGATTACACACTGGGAGCCATAAGGTCCCCTTCTGGATGATCTAGCTCTCCTTGTATCTATGGTAACTGGGTCATAGACTTTGGGGGTGGGGAagcacggtgtgtgtgtgtgtgtgtgtgtgtgtgtgtgtgtgaaggaggggTTGGCATAGATATGAGTGAGAAGGCTGTAATTTATTAGTGTAACACTTACAGTGAAGTCATCAAGGTTCCAATCATTATCATTCCTGCACGATGGTCCCCAAGTGTGCTCTCTTACACAGTCTGTCCCAGCGAGTGTAAATTTCTAGTCCTGTGGTAAGCATGCTAATTTATGTGTCGGGAGCCCTCAGGCACTTCTGGCCATTGTAGCCACAGGAGCCTATTTCACTGGAGAGCACACTTGTACACTGAGTGGACATGAAGTGACTGATAATAGGGTTGGGCTTAGTGCCAAGGGGGAGACGGGGTCCCTTGTGAACTTGTAGGGCACGACCGTTGACATGACGATAGTATACATTTACTTTAGGTGTATAGTAAGAGTTGGCGGGGAAATATTTGCAATTTCGTCGCATTTCCTTATTCTACATTCAGTCCCAGAGGTCTGAGCAGTTCAGTCACGGCTGACTATGAAGCAAATACTCTGTATAGGTACTATATGTAAATAGAAAGTTCCAGAAAATCGAGCAAATTCTAAAATAATCAGAGGATTgtgcaatatttaaaaaaaaaaattacagcagATTTGGGCCAGGACGCATCATAACGTATTCAACCGAAGCTCTCCTCGATTCATGTGCGTCAGACATGAGTACTCTTTAAATATGTGttttcactggtaggagttgaAAAGGAAAACCTTGTCCTTTTGTTTCGCCAGTTCAAGGTGGTTTCCACAGAAATAACGCTTAAAAACTCTGCAAGTTGCATCACAAAATTAGAAAAAATGAAGCAAGAAATGAAGGAGGAGCTGAATAGATGTAAAAAGTATAAGCAGAAGCTAGAAGAAATCGGTCATAAGttaaatggaaatgttttataGTGCAGATAACTGTGAAAGTATGATCATTAAATGTCTAGAATCctcttgttttaaataaatgtgatttatcCAAAGCATGATTATTGGTAATTATGTgattttattatgaattttcaTTTATCAGTGTTTTGTGTAAGGGAATATCTGAGTGAATGCAGTAAATGAGTACAGAGGATATATTATGGGGCATTATTCTGGGACATGGCATTTGTACCTGATGCAAAGTTTTTGCTGAGCttattgtttttctgttttcctcACACACTTCCCTTTTTAAGCAGGCTGAAAAGTAAGCCCTTGagacttttttccattttaatccCGTCTCCGTTGCAGTGAGGAACACGTGTGCGGCCCAGGACTTTATCTGTCGCAACGGCCAGTGCCTCCCCAAGAGATGGCACTGCGATGGAGAACCTGACTGCGAAGACGGCTCGGACGAGAGCGCAGACGTGTGTCGTGAGTCAAATAGTTTTTAACGTCGTTTTCATTGTTTTTGGAATACACAAAAATGATTTTGAGCAGTTGtcaaaaatagatttattttggTGGCCTTGACAGCGTCTCTGACCAGAGTTTATTGAAGTCTGTGTCCTGGAAACCATAGCACAAATTCCAAGAGTAGGAGTTCAGTCAGTGGGTGGAGtcgagagagagaatgagtcagGAAGAAATGTGACCGGAAATTATTTTTGAAAGTCTTTGCTTTTCTGCAAAGCGCCATCTCCCTTGAGTCATTCTCATCTGCTGCACTTCCAAATGCGTCACTCTGCAGATGTCCCTTCACCCGAATTCAGCAGCTGTGTCAGTTATGGTAACAGCAGCAGGATTGGTCAACGTGTCCGGTCAGGTTACATCCCAGTTCTCTCTGCAACTCCAATGTGTTGTCCTTTAAGACCTGGCTACAAAGCACTCAATCAATCCTCGCTGAGAAATACGAGCAGCTGTTTTAATCAGGCATAGCGAGAAGGTCAGATATCTCGTGTCCATCTGTAGGGATAGGAGCTCAGTTCGGGTGGGAGATCCTCATTCATAAAATGCCCATCATCCCACTTTTCCATTCTTTTTTGGATTGAAGATATTTTAATAATCAGATTTGCAAATTGAAGCACacatttttaagcatttataTATGACCATGCTGCTGAATCTGGTGAGAATGTGTTGATAAATTTTCAACCGCAGACCAGtcaaaggtttatattaatgcgtttatttttatttttaaagtttctGTCGTGACTGCTAACTGTCCCTTTATGGTAGGAAcataattataaaaacaaactaaaattgCCGTGTGGTTAATGTTTGATTCTGTTTTATTCGAATATAGCCATAGAAGCTGGCATGGTgttaagaaacagaaagaaggaaagaaagaaaggttctGTTTTATTCAGGAAGCTTCATCACACACCCctttttcaaaaaaataaaaaatagaggCTTATTTGGTGTAtgaatgtttcagcattttGAAATTAACATTACAGCAAGATCTGTGGACTTTCtttgaaagggaaaaaatgaatattaaactgTAGGAGTGTCTTTTTGTGTCCTCCTTAATTAAGCTATGGGTTTCATTGATTGGCTAAAACGTATTTCTCCATATGTTTTTCAATATATTTCCTTATAATATAAGTTCGACCTCTGGgtttactaaataaatatatcgACATGCTTACAATCACACGTTAGAGCCATCCTCTTAAAAAGCCGGCTTCCACATGTGATCCAAACCGATccattgtattttgttttggaATATTGCACAATCCAGCAAGGTATTTTTATGTGCTGGACGTGCTGTTCCATGTGGCAGGCATCCATAACACCTTCTTGTTTGACCAGCTGCTTAAAGTCAGAAGTACATGGAATGGTACAGTGTGTGCGCTTGGGCATGTGGCTGTCTGTGTACGTGTTGGAGATCATGCCTTTGAGAAGGAGTGTCCTGAATGAACACTGACCCTGTTTATAGGGTTTTGTTGTTTAAGATTGATTCTTGCTTGTTGTGACCGGGTTCTTGCCCTGAGAAGGGTGACCTTTTGCAGATATCCGGTTGTggttattaatatataataccCATATTTGGTCATTAGGATTTGAGCTCAGAAACCTTCCTTCGTTGTTTGTAATTTTCGGACTCGGGctgtattatttaatattggAGCCTCTTGTCTCCAAAGGATACAGTCTGATTCGTATCATGTGAAGTAATTGTTTACATGAAGTTTCTACACGTGTCACGGAAGAGATTTGCGTCAGGcagagtctgtttttttttcgcTGATATTAAGCATATGTCCTTTAACCTTTTGCTTAACAAAGAATAGACTCCAGAATTACTCTTTTGTTTTCCCCCCCAAAGTAAACAAATTCATCAAGTTCTACTGGTTCTTAGGAACGTTCCAAGCCCGGCATTTGTCTAAAAATGCAAATGTTACTGAATAATTCTCTCAGGATTAAGTACAGTGATTTCATAACCTTTTTAATATAGCATGTTTTGTCCTAACTCACCGCTCTTTCATTCAGACAGCAGAACTTGCCGTATGAATGAGTTTAGCTGTGGCACCGGCTCTACACTGTGCATTCCTGTGTCTTGGAAGTGTGACGGCGAGAGAGACTGTGACAACGGAGAAGACGAGACGAGCTGCGGTGAGTCAGCATCTGGCTTGGCGTAGGTTTTGTGACGAATTAACTGTCTGTAATAGTTTCAGAGGAACCTGCTTGGAGTACATAGCCCCAGGTGTCATGATGCAAGCGTAGTCTTTTATTGCATGTGGCATAGGGTGAGTCAGCCACAGCTTAGCAAACTGTTTCACTGTTCAATAATCCAGTGTTTCTCGGCTTGTTTATGTAGCTGATGCAATGCAACAAAGACAAAATGTGTTCCTATAAATCACTGGTCTCCAGTCCTGGTCCTGGAGATCCCACTGTCTTGCACGTGtctgtgttttcctgctttgaCACGCCCACTTCAACTCAAAAAGTACTGGTGATTAGCTGTGACGATGGGAATATGGAAAATACTCCAGGGCTAGGATTGGGAATCTGTGCTGTGTGCATTTTTGTTTAATCAGAGCCTTTTGCGTACATTTTTTCCTTCAGGTAACATCACCTGTTCTCCTCTGGAATTCACCTGCGGCAGTGGTCGCTGTATCTCCCAGAACTTCGTGTGCAACAGCGAGGACGACTGCGGTGATGGTACGGATGAACTAGACTGCGCCCCCTCCTCCTGCGACGCTAACCAGTTCCAGTGTGGAAACACCACCTGCATTCCTATCAGTTGGGTGTGTGACCGCGACGTCGACTGTCAGGACCAATCGGATGAGTCCCCCCTGCACTGTGGGAAGAACCCCACACCGGCAGCGAAATGCTCGATTAGCGAGACGCAGTGCGGCTCAGGGGAGTGCATTCACCGGAAGTGGCGCTGCGACGGAGATTCCGACTGCAAAGATGGCAGCGACGAGAAAAACTGCCGTGAGTGGGTTATGCTTTGAATGgcagtttttaataaatgttatagTTTGTTTTACCCAAAGCTAGCACTGTGAAGTAGTTATACTGGGTTACAGTGATACCATTGTAATGTCATCTGTTATCAAACTACACAGCTGTTGGGTGGGATTCCAGGGGTGTGGGATTACTCCTACTGAAAGGCAAGGTTAAAAATCAGCTACTGTTGTTGGCCAAGTGCCAAAACTGGAGGAATGCCAAGCAGATAAggagggtgggtgggtgtgtgtgtgtgtgtgtgtggggcgtgTAGTTAGAGGTCAGCTCTCCTGCATGGTTTAGCCTGTAAGGTGACTCGACTCTGTTTTTCCATTCCCCCTGCAGCTCCTCGCTCCTGTCGCCCGGACCAATTTAAGTGTGACGACGGCAGCTGTATCCATGGTAGCCGGCAGTGCAACGGTTTCCGGGACTGTGCCGACGGCACGGATGAAGACAACTGCAAAAATTGTGAGGCCACTGAAGTCCTTTCCAAATCTCTCTAGCTGTTCCACATGAAACCTTTTTATAGACACATTATTGTGTCAAATTAGGTCACAGGAAGTGTTGTAAGAAAATTAGGTCAAATCCAGAGTCAATATACACTTCCTCCAGTACTGTAGGAATGTTGGAGTTGATTATATTACCTTCAGGGTTTCAGTCTCTGACACACTGTGTATTGGATTGGAATGTAGTGTTGTTTGCTTTAGTATCGTTTGAGTATATAAAGTGATTTTTAAACTAACTCTTTCTGTTCCTTTGCTGGTGTAGTGACTCAGTGTAGCGGCCCAGACAAGTACAAGTGTCGGAGCGGGGAGTGTATCGAGATCAGCAAAGTCTGTAACAAAGTCCGTGACTGCACTGACTGGAGCGATGAACCAATTAAAGAATGCAGTAAGTGGAAAGTCATGCTGGGGGTTTAATCCATATGCAAAAAGGCAGAGTTGACTGTATAAACTTGTAGTATAATCTCCGTCGATCgaatataaagaatatataaaCAGGCTGTGACAAATTAAAGATGTTAGGCCACAATGAGCTGGCAAAAAACACAGTGTACATTGGCATGGATTCAACAAGTCTCTGGAAGTGTCCTGGCAGGATGAACACCACTCTCTAAAGATATTTCCTTAATTGGGGTTTTTATGATGGTGTGCTTGCTAGAGCAGCATGTATACTAAACACCGGAGCCAAACAGGGAAGGTCAGTATGGCCCTGTgcaagggtgatgtgcagaatCATGCTCAACTGGTTCATGTTTCAATAGGAACAAATGGCTGCATTTAGATCTAAGGTCAAGACTGTAAATAGGGTTGAAAGTTGCAGATAAAGGGGCATATTCAGTAACTGTAAAGTGGGTGTGGAAGTACTGTTAGGCGTTGTGAGGAATTCAGGCATGGATTTGGTCCACTTGGAGACGGCAGTTCAATGGAGTTATTGTGTAAATGATAAATGTGGGATATAGTACGTGGTCTATTATATTTTCTCTAGAGAAAGCCTATTTTCTCTTTGTCAGCTTTGTTTGAGTCGTATTTCTCTAATTCTGTCCTGACGTTGTGGATACAAAAGTGAAACGTTTTTCAACTGCAAAGCAAATATTGACTTGCTGTGTGACTCATTCATTGAGAATCTCAAGGACTTAGTCTGCTCTATCTGCTTCCGCACACGCTTGCCTGTAAAATAGTGAACATTTGCGTGTTTCTTTTCTCTGGCTTTGCTTTTCATTTCAGATCTGAACGAGTGCCTCATCAACAATGGCGGATGCTCGCACCTGTGCCGCGACCTGGTGGTCGGCTACGAGTGTGACTGCACGCCTGGGTTGCAGCTCATCGATCATAAAACCTGTGGTGGTGCGTGCAGCCGTACACGTTGTTCAGATTAATGACGTAGCTGCTCGTGAAAATGTTTCAGCATTCTCTTCCTCCCTTGCAGATATCAATGAGTGTCTGAATCCTGGGATCTGTAGTCAGATTTGCATCAATTTGAAAGGAGGCTACAAATGCGAGTGTCATGAGGGTTATCAGATGAACTCTAGCACAGGAGTGTGTAAAGCTGTAGGTAGGTGAAAttgtgttgagtgttaatgtTGAAGAATAAATCATTGAGCAACTGAGCTGCCAAGGCTCCTTAGAATTCAGTGTGCGAGTTTCCTTGATGGGATGAACTGAAGGTTGTTTTTGCCTGCAGCCAGTTTATCTCcagtacagattttttttttgctaggtCAAGTggtatacatgtacacatacatagTCCTGACAGGCTAAGCAAACCTTGGTTGGACTTCAGTATTCATAAACTGCAGACCTTTAGCTCCATCTTCTGCTGTACAGGCAAAGAACCTTCTCTGATCTTCACAAACCGGAGAGATATCAGAAAGCTGGGGCTGGAAAGGCGTGAATACACACAGATAGTAGAGCAGCTGCGC encodes:
- the vldlr gene encoding very low-density lipoprotein receptor isoform X1; amino-acid sequence: MVLCVLGFLFLPLCLQLVGFIDGSRIECEPSQFQCGNGRCIPSVWQCDGDVDCTDESDENTCVRNTCAAQDFICRNGQCLPKRWHCDGEPDCEDGSDESADVCHSRTCRMNEFSCGTGSTLCIPVSWKCDGERDCDNGEDETSCGNITCSPLEFTCGSGRCISQNFVCNSEDDCGDGTDELDCAPSSCDANQFQCGNTTCIPISWVCDRDVDCQDQSDESPLHCGKNPTPAAKCSISETQCGSGECIHRKWRCDGDSDCKDGSDEKNCPPRSCRPDQFKCDDGSCIHGSRQCNGFRDCADGTDEDNCKNLTQCSGPDKYKCRSGECIEISKVCNKVRDCTDWSDEPIKECNLNECLINNGGCSHLCRDLVVGYECDCTPGLQLIDHKTCGDINECLNPGICSQICINLKGGYKCECHEGYQMNSSTGVCKAVGKEPSLIFTNRRDIRKLGLERREYTQIVEQLRNTVALDADFNRQKIFWADLGQKAIFSTALDKREDTSSHTKVIDVQMPVGIAVDWIYKNIYWSDLDSKTIAVANFNGTKQKVLFNKDLKEPASIAVDPLSGFLYWSDWGEPAKIEKSGMNGVDRQVLVETDIQWPNGITLDLIKSRLYWVDSKLHSLCSVDLNGDNRKKVLQSQDYLAHPFALTVFEDRVFWTDGESEAIYGANKFTGSDVVMLASNLNEPQDIIVYHELVQLSGTNWCNEKIENGGCSYMCLPAPQINKHSPKYTCVCPKGQELASDGLQCRPVASTAVPQDEGRVLVHPTHPPERNLSTAIHEVKSAKGSAAAWAALPVLLLAMTAVGGYIMWRNWQIKNKKSMNFDNPVYLKTTEEDLNIDISRHTASVGHTYPAISIVNTEDDMP
- the vldlr gene encoding very low-density lipoprotein receptor isoform X2: MVLCVLGFLFLPLCLQLVGFIDGSRIECEPSQFQCGNGRCIPSVWQCDGDVDCTDESDENTCVRNTCAAQDFICRNGQCLPKRWHCDGEPDCEDGSDESADVCHSRTCRMNEFSCGTGSTLCIPVSWKCDGERDCDNGEDETSCGNITCSPLEFTCGSGRCISQNFVCNSEDDCGDGTDELDCAPSSCDANQFQCGNTTCIPISWVCDRDVDCQDQSDESPLHCGKNPTPAAKCSISETQCGSGECIHRKWRCDGDSDCKDGSDEKNCPPRSCRPDQFKCDDGSCIHGSRQCNGFRDCADGTDEDNCKNLTQCSGPDKYKCRSGECIEISKVCNKVRDCTDWSDEPIKECNLNECLINNGGCSHLCRDLVVGYECDCTPGLQLIDHKTCGDINECLNPGICSQICINLKGGYKCECHEGYQMNSSTGVCKAVGKEPSLIFTNRRDIRKLGLERREYTQIVEQLRNTVALDADFNRQKIFWADLGQKAIFSTALDKREDTSSHTKVIDVQMPVGIAVDWIYKNIYWSDLDSKTIAVANFNGTKQKVLFNKDLKEPASIAVDPLSGFLYWSDWGEPAKIEKSGMNGVDRQVLVETDIQWPNGITLDLIKSRLYWVDSKLHSLCSVDLNGDNRKKVLQSQDYLAHPFALTVFEDRVFWTDGESEAIYGANKFTGSDVVMLASNLNEPQDIIVYHELVQLSGTNWCNEKIENGGCSYMCLPAPQINKHSPKYTCVCPKGQELASDGLQCRPGKNLSTAIHEVKSAKGSAAAWAALPVLLLAMTAVGGYIMWRNWQIKNKKSMNFDNPVYLKTTEEDLNIDISRHTASVGHTYPAISIVNTEDDMP